Genomic window (Arthrobacter sp. StoSoilA2):
TTGTGGACCCGGGATTTGGCCGCAACAGCTGGCGTTCACGTGCCGCTGTACGCAGCCGAGCATGTGCACGTCAGGACCGGGCAGATCGATGGAGCAGCGCCGCAGCTGCCGGTATTCCGGGACCTGGACAGCAGCTACTATTTGCGCCATGAACAAGGCCGGCTGCTGGTAGGTGCTTTTGAACCCGACGGGCTACCCCGCCCGGTCGAGGATATCTCCACAGCAGGCTTTGCCGAATTCGACGCCAACTGGAACCACTTCGCTCCCATCCGGGCGAAGGCTGAAACCACGGTGCCCGCCCTGGCGACAGCTGGATATGACCGCTTTCTCAACGCTCCCGAGAGTTTCACCCCTGATGCGAATTTCGCCCTCGGAGAGACCGCTGAGGTATCGAATCTGTATGTCGCAGCCGGTTTCAATTCCCAAGGCATCATTTATGCCCCCGGCGTAGGCAAGGAACTCGCAGAGTGGATTATCTCAGGGACGCCCCGTTTCGATTCATCCAGCGTAGACGTGCAGCGGTTTTCCCGGCACCAGAACAGCCGTAGGTACCTCAAAGCCCGCACCAAGGAAGGGCTTGGTCGGCTCTATGCCATGCACTGGCCAAACCTTCAAATGGACACAGCTAGGAACGTACGCCGCACTCCCCTGCACTCCAGGCTGGCCGAACTCGGAGCATGCTTTGGCGAGGTCAACGGTGGGGAACGCGCCAACTGGTACGGAGACCCCGGCACGTATCCGGCCTACGACTATAGCTACGGCCGCCCTGGCTGGTTCTCCCGCGTCGAGGAGGAACACAAAGCCGCCCGCGAAGGAGTCGTGCTCTTTGACCTGAGCCCCTTCGCGAAATTCGAGGTGGCCGGGCGTGACGCGCTGGCTGTTTGCCAGCAAGCCTCTACCGCCGACGTCGACGTTGAGGTGAACAAGGCGGTCTACACCCTGTTCCTCAACGACTCTGCAGGAATCGAGCTCGACGGCACCATCACGCGCCTCGAAGAGGAACGCTTTCTCGTTGTCACTCCCTCCTTTACACAGCAAAAGACCCTTGCCTATCTGAAGCGACTGGCCAAGGGCCGGGCCGCCTCGGTGTTCGACTGCACAGCCGCCCTGGCCACGATCGGAGTCATGGGACCGAAAAGCCGGGAACTGCTTTCCCGGATTTCACCGGAGGACTGGTCCGACGACGCCCAGGGATACACCCATGGCCGGACCGTTGAAATTGCCGACGGCTACGCCTACAGCCTGCGGGTCAGCTTCGTAGGTGAACTCGGCTACGAGCTGTACCCCAGTGCTGATCTTGCAGTGAACATTTTCGATGCCCTCTGGGACGCCGGCCAGGACTTGGGCATCCGTCTGGCCGGATACCACGCCCTCGATTCGCTCCGAAGCGAAAAGGGATTCAGGCACCTTGGACACGACATCGGCCCCATTGACGATCCCTACTCGGCCGGTCTTCGCTTCACCGTTGCCCTGGATAAACCCGGCGGCTTCGTTGGCAAAGAGGCGTTGCTGAAACTCGATCCCGCCACACCCGAGCATCGCACCGTGTATGTTGCCATCGACGATCCCGAACCGGTCTTTGTTCACGACGAAACCGTCTATTGCAACAACATTCCCGTCGGCCGGATGACCAGCGGAAGCTACGGCCACACACTTGG
Coding sequences:
- a CDS encoding FAD-dependent oxidoreductase is translated as MDRLVDRSISAKAFTETSRDPLPPRVRTVIVGGGIVGSSIAYHLAAAGESDILLLEGNVLGSGTSWHAAGLVTGARGSSTMTKLSKYGLEFYTQLEQMSGIDVSFQRSGSLSVARTPGRVDELLYAKDVADQQGVRTEWLTEDRFHEVWPLASHAGVLGALLLPDDGHINPGYATIAFAKLAHQLGAQIRESVTVEKILRENNKIVGVLTDQGAVHCDRVVLACGLWTRDLAATAGVHVPLYAAEHVHVRTGQIDGAAPQLPVFRDLDSSYYLRHEQGRLLVGAFEPDGLPRPVEDISTAGFAEFDANWNHFAPIRAKAETTVPALATAGYDRFLNAPESFTPDANFALGETAEVSNLYVAAGFNSQGIIYAPGVGKELAEWIISGTPRFDSSSVDVQRFSRHQNSRRYLKARTKEGLGRLYAMHWPNLQMDTARNVRRTPLHSRLAELGACFGEVNGGERANWYGDPGTYPAYDYSYGRPGWFSRVEEEHKAAREGVVLFDLSPFAKFEVAGRDALAVCQQASTADVDVEVNKAVYTLFLNDSAGIELDGTITRLEEERFLVVTPSFTQQKTLAYLKRLAKGRAASVFDCTAALATIGVMGPKSRELLSRISPEDWSDDAQGYTHGRTVEIADGYAYSLRVSFVGELGYELYPSADLAVNIFDALWDAGQDLGIRLAGYHALDSLRSEKGFRHLGHDIGPIDDPYSAGLRFTVALDKPGGFVGKEALLKLDPATPEHRTVYVAIDDPEPVFVHDETVYCNNIPVGRMTSGSYGHTLGRAVGIAAIDPETDLTGSFEVQCKGRLYPATVSRRPFYDPKGERLRG